GAACTTTCCACCAGTGTATAGATTGCTCAAGTTGAGAAACGTAGTAGCTTTCCATGAAATCTACGACTTCACGAGTGGAGCTAACTACATCTATTTGATGGTAAATTTGATTTAATTGATCTTTTCTTATCAGTGACTGTTCAATTTTCTTCTCGATAATCGGGATCACTTTATTAGTCTCTACAAAACGAAGATTCACAAGAGCGACAATCATCTCTGAAATAGATTCTGCATCTTCTATTACCTTATAAATTTTGAGCGGGAGCTGCTTGCGCCCTTTATCGGTAATGGAAAACACCTGTTTGTCTGGACGATGTTCTTCTTTGATAATCTCTACCTGTTCAACTAAGCCCTGTTTCGAAAGAGATTCAAAGTGATAATACAGTTTGCTTTCAGATAGATTGAGCAATTTATCAAAAGGAATAGGGGTGGATAGTTCTTTTTTTAATTTATAAGGATAATTATTTTCATCCATTAACTTACTTAAGATATAAATTTGAATTGACATCACAGAACCCACTCCTAATTGTTGGCTAAACTCTATCTTACCAAACCTAGGCGGTTATTTCAGCTGTATTTTTAACTTCAACGGGCAGTATAGCTTCTTTAGTCAGAGGTACAGGTTTATGAACAAACCGGACGATTACAATGTTAATCAACATAGCCCCGGCAAATACGCCTGCTAATCCCCATAAGAAGGGTGCTGGACTGATGGAACCAAACATTTGTGCCAAATAAGCTTGTACAGAATAATACATCGGTGTG
This genomic stretch from Paenibacillus sp. FSL H7-0737 harbors:
- a CDS encoding PadR family transcriptional regulator, producing the protein MSIQIYILSKLMDENNYPYKLKKELSTPIPFDKLLNLSESKLYYHFESLSKQGLVEQVEIIKEEHRPDKQVFSITDKGRKQLPLKIYKVIEDAESISEMIVALVNLRFVETNKVIPIIEKKIEQSLIRKDQLNQIYHQIDVVSSTREVVDFMESYYVSQLEQSIHWWKVLLEKLKTKTI